The following are encoded together in the Humulus lupulus chromosome 5, drHumLupu1.1, whole genome shotgun sequence genome:
- the LOC133778582 gene encoding probable polygalacturonase, whose amino-acid sequence MLRFVGSFLLCLYAVAPLLSSLSAAEVITCSGIVPMTYRNDKISIADFGGVGDGRTLNTKAFREAIYRIEHLRRPGGTLLYIPPGVYLTESFNLTSHMTLYLARGAVIKATQDTSSWPLVAPLPSYGRGRELPGGRYLSFIHGDGLHDVVITGENGTIDGQGDVWWNMWRQRTLQYTRPNIIEFMNSKNIIISNVILQNSPFWNIHPVYCSNVVVRYVTILAPRDSPNTDGIDPDSSSNVCIEDSYISTGDDLVAVKSGWDQYGIAYGRRSSHITIRRVSGSSPFAGIAIGSETSGGVENVFAEHINLFNMGVGIHVKTNTGRGGFIRNLTFSNVYMENARKGIKIAGDVGDHPDDKFNPNALPIVKGITFNDVWGVGVIQAGLIRGLKNSPFTRVCLSNVNLHGTAELRTPSWQCSDVVGASRMVSPWPCTQLSSGQQIGSCSDY is encoded by the exons GCTCTGCCTCTATGCCGTGGCTCCGTTGTTGAGCTCTCTCTCGGCGGCGGAAGTGATAACGTGCTCCGGGATAGTACCAATGACGTACCGAAACGACAAGATTTCGATTGCGGACTTTGGGGGTGTCGGTGATGGACGAACGCTTAATACTAAGGCGTTTCGTGAGGCGATTTATCGGATTGAGCATCTGAGACGACCAGGTGGCACGCTTCTTTACATACCACCTGGGGTGTACTTAACAGAGAGCTTTAACCTCACTAGCCATATGACTCTGTATTTGGCCAGAGGTGCTGTTATCAAAGCCACTCAG GATACATCAAGTTGGCCTTTAGTTGCCCCCTTGCCCTCTTATGGAAGAGGGAGGGAGCTCCCTGGTGGAAGGTATTTGAGCTTTATTCATGGAGATGGACTTCATGATGTGGTTATTACTG GTGAAAATGGTACCATTGATGGCCAAGGAGATGTTTGGTGGAACATGTGGAGACAAAGAACTTTGCAATATACTAGACCAAATATAATTGAATTCATGAATTCTAAAAACATTATTATATCAAATGTCATCTTGCAGAACTCTCCCTTCTGGAACATTCACCCTGTTTATTGCAG CAATGTTGTCGTCCGCTATGTTACAATATTAGCTCCACGTGACTCTCCAAACACTGATGGAATCGACCCAG ATTCCAGCTCCAACGTCTGCATAGAGGACTCCTACATATCCACCGGAGATGATCTCGTGGCTGTAAAGAGTGGATGGGATCAATACGGAATCGCTTATGGCCGCCGTAGCTCACACATCACGATCCGTAGGGTGTCAGGGTCATCCCCGTTTGCTGGAATCGCCATCGGAAGCGAAACCTCCGGTGGGGTGGAGAATGTCTTTGCAGAACACATAAACCTTTTCAACATGGGAGTTGGCATCCACGTAAAGACAAACACAGGCAGGGGAGGGTTCATAAGGAACTTAACATTCTCTAATGTCTATATGGAGAATGCCCGGAAGGGAATAAAGATCGCCGGAGACGTTGGGGATCACCCGGACGACAAATTCAACCCAAATGCTCTCCCAATAGTGAAAGGCATCACCTTTAATGATGTTTGGGGAGTTGGGGTTATACAGGCAGGTCTAATAAGAGGCCTGAAGAACTCTCCTTTTACCCGAGTTTGTCTTTCGAATGTCAACCTCCACGGCACAGCCGAACTAAGAACACCATCTTGGCAATGCTCCGACGTGGTCGGGGCTTCACGGATGGTGAGCCCTTGGCCGTGTACTCAGCTCAGCAGTGGCCAACAAATAGGTTCTTGTTCTGATTACTAA
- the LOC133778583 gene encoding uncharacterized protein LOC133778583 — MARLALALALSFTLVCFFFAFSHATFPLDPALDDVVEKDLPGSASDSDSKVSNNIFLPSQKPDSDPDAIKTQTLVVSEQLQDDPKLTVISFRPINDRHFPRRPFPLTFRHGHGRRCGHHHHRLRRSDPIVRSYGNDMIMSDDVSSEPALRGGVRHQIPTRLTEFHRVEPSFEFGQDLTELPHHHHHHHDHGHHHHDHEDEAEHEEREHHHRHGGGFLRSFRKFLNHL, encoded by the coding sequence ATGGCCAGACTCGCTCTCGCTCTCGCCCTCTCCTTCACCCTTGTCTGCTTCTTCTTCGCCTTCTCTCATGCTACCTTTCCCTTAGATCCTGCCCTAGACGACGTCGTCGAAAAAGACTTGCCCGGATCGGCATCGGACTCGGACTCCAAGGTCTCCAATAATATCTTCCTACCCAGCCAGAAACCCGACTCCGACCCGGATGCTATTAAAACCCAAACACTCGTCGTATCCGAGCAGCTCCAGGATGATCCCAAGCTGACCGTCATCTCTTTCCGTCCAATCAACGACCGCCACTTTCCCAGGCGTCCGTTTCCGTTGACTTTCCGTCACGGCCACGGCCGCCGCTGCGGCCACCATCACCATCGGTTGAGGCGATCGGATCCGATCGTGCGATCCTACGGAAACGACATGATCATGTCCGACGACGTGAGCTCCGAGCCCGCGCTCAGAGGTGGAGTCCGCCACCAGATCCCTACCCGGTTGACTGAGTTTCACCGCGTCGAACCAAGTTTCGAATTCGGCCAAGACCTAACCGAGCttccccaccaccaccaccaccaccacgaccATGGTCACCACCACCATGACCACGAAGATGAAGCTGAGCATGAGGAGAGAGAACACCACCATCGTCACGGCGGTGGTTTTCTGAGGAGTTTCCGTAAGTTTCTGAACCACCTTTGA